From Microbacterium sp. LWH11-1.2, one genomic window encodes:
- a CDS encoding DNA-3-methyladenine glycosylase I, translating into MTSLLAGPDSRARCAWVGDDDEYRRYHDEEWGTALHGDRALFEKMALEGFQAGLSWITILRKRPRFREVFAGFEPEVVAEFGDEDIERLMTDAGIIRNRAKIEATIGNARIVRGMADGELDELMWSFAPPASGVRPATMADVPAVTPESTALSKELRRRGFRFVGPTTMYALMQSAGMVDDHLAGCWRA; encoded by the coding sequence ATGACCTCCCTCCTCGCGGGCCCCGACTCCCGCGCCCGCTGCGCGTGGGTCGGCGACGACGACGAGTACCGGCGCTATCACGACGAGGAATGGGGCACGGCGCTGCACGGCGACCGGGCCCTGTTCGAGAAGATGGCGCTGGAGGGGTTCCAGGCCGGTCTCTCGTGGATCACGATCCTGCGCAAGAGACCGCGATTCCGCGAGGTGTTCGCCGGTTTCGAGCCCGAGGTCGTCGCCGAGTTCGGCGATGAAGACATCGAGCGGCTCATGACGGATGCCGGGATCATCCGCAACCGGGCGAAGATCGAGGCCACGATCGGCAATGCGCGGATCGTCCGCGGCATGGCCGACGGCGAGCTCGACGAGCTGATGTGGTCGTTCGCGCCGCCGGCATCCGGGGTCCGTCCGGCGACGATGGCCGACGTCCCGGCCGTCACGCCGGAGTCGACCGCGTTGAGCAAGGAGCTGCGCCGCCGGGGGTTCCGGTTCGTCGGCCCCACGACCATGTACGCGCTCATGCAGTCGGCGGGAATGGTCGACGATCACCTGGCGGGCTGCTGGCGCGCCTGA